From a region of the Lactuca sativa cultivar Salinas chromosome 4, Lsat_Salinas_v11, whole genome shotgun sequence genome:
- the LOC111899694 gene encoding putative 12-oxophytodienoate reductase 11 — MANKEGQKQVDEGKIPLLTPYKMSKFELSHRVVLAPLTRQRSYGNVPQPHAILYYSQRTTKGGLLISESTGISDTAQGYAEAPGIWTKEQVEAWKPIVDAVHAKGGIFFCQIWHCGRVSNTDLQPNGQAPISSTDKKLFPQPRSNGIGVARFSSPRKLTTEEIPLVVNDFRLAARNAIEAGFDGVEISGAHGYLIEQFMKDQLNDRTDQYGGSLQNRCRFALEIVEAIVNEIGPDRVGIRLSPFAEFMDASESNPEALGLYMAESLNKYGINYCHMVEPRWKAEGKTIESQHSLVPMRKAFKGTFISAGGYEMEDGNTAVAENRTDLVAYGRLFLANPDLPKRFELKAPLNKYNRETFYTSDPVIGYTDYPFLETKV, encoded by the exons ATGGCCAATAAAGAAGGACAAAAACAAGTGGACGAAGGGAAGATCCCTCTTCTCACCCCCTACAAAATGAGTAAATTTGAGCTTTCTCACAG AGTTGTATTGGCACCTCTAACAAGGCAAAGATCCTATGGGAATGTCCCTCAGCCACATGCAATCTTATATTATTCACAAAGAACAACAAAAGGAGGCCTTCTTATTTCAGAATCCACCGGAATTTCCGACACTGCCCAAGG GTATGCAGAAGCACCTGGTATATGGACAAAGGAACAAGTGGAGGCATGGAAACCAATCGTGGATGCTGTTCATGCAAAAGGAGGAATCTTTTTCTGTCAAATTTGGCATTGTGGAAGGGTTTCAAATACGG ATTTACAGCCAAATGGGCAAGCCCCAATATCTTCCACAGATAAAAAACTATTTCCTCAACCACGAAGCAATGGCATTGGTGTTGCACGATTTTCATCTCCAAGGAAGCTAACTACAGAGGAGATTCCGCTTGTTGTTAATGATTTCAGACTTGCTGCAAGAAATGCAATTGAAGCTG GTTTTGATGGAGTTGAGATCTCCGGTGCTCATGGTTACCTAATCGAGCAATTCATGAAAGACCAATTAAACGACCGGACTGACCAATACGGCGGCTCCTTACAAAACCGTTGCCGATTCGCTCTAGAAATCGTCGAGGCGATCGTCAACGAGATCGGACCGGACCGAGTCGGGATCCGATTATCCCCGTTCGCAGAGTTCATGGACGCAAGTGAATCGAATCCGGAAGCTTTAGGTCTTTACATGGCGGAATCTCTGAATAAATATGGGATTAACTATTGTCATATGGTGGAACCAAGGTGGAAAGCGGAAGGAAAAACCATCGAAAGTCAGCATAGTCTTGTCCCGATGAGAAAAGCGTTCAAGGGGACGTTTATTTCGGCCGGCGGGTATGAGATGGAAGACGGGAATACGGCGGTGGCGGAGAATCGGACTGATCTTGTTGCTTATGGTCGTTTGTTTTTGGCGAATCCGGATCTGCCGAAACGGTTTGAGCTCAAGGCTCCGCTTAATAAGTATAATAGGGAGACATTTTATACTTCGGATCCTGTTATTGGGTATACCGATTACCCGTTTCTGGAGACTAAGGTTTAA